One part of the Candidatus Zixiibacteriota bacterium genome encodes these proteins:
- a CDS encoding response regulator has translation MLHILVVDDEAIVLSLVRDALEDEGYHVQTFTRGQDALDSLTFEPADLLLTDIRMPGITGIELVKAARNIRPDLAVIFMTGYANLSSAKDAIKHGASDYIMKPFELSEIRQAVRQALASKAKNATRSSDQELTKLTDLSDMLFASSDIEAVLASTLKFAVMHHQAQHGSIITCHPKHSALLSLTASKGKILESALNSEAVNTAVLELEKHHSQETMILTALSDHPFWSNYRRLTSGSEAEPAWSEAVTSKQILVLPVAVGERYYGWLMLAVPDDSSKGKQSDTKFLSFLVRQLGVTLENLFLLEDTQEAYTKLKEMQDQTIDLEKMATRGAMSAEIGHEMNNFLGVIAGNLSLLALHIKKKNYDTLQKHAIAINKTIDKMTVFTSHLMDLTSISSKKEMLYFDRALSEVIEYLKPQRRFRDVQLNISIISKDIPIDADATQLQQLLYNLFNNAADALAGSSPKIIDVELQCEPKQNRFSFIMKDNGSGFDADNITKAFNEKFTTKPHGHGFGLVVCKRIIENHGGKIQIDSAIDIGTTIRLDFPVKNQTEIPQLISH, from the coding sequence ATGTTGCATATCCTCGTTGTCGATGACGAAGCCATTGTCCTTTCGCTGGTACGCGACGCGCTCGAGGACGAGGGATATCATGTTCAGACTTTCACCCGCGGCCAGGATGCGCTCGACTCGCTCACATTTGAACCGGCCGACTTGCTTTTAACAGATATCCGAATGCCGGGCATCACCGGCATAGAATTGGTCAAGGCAGCTCGGAACATTCGGCCAGATCTGGCCGTAATTTTCATGACCGGATACGCCAATCTCAGTTCAGCAAAAGACGCCATCAAGCACGGGGCTTCGGATTACATCATGAAGCCGTTTGAATTATCTGAAATCCGTCAAGCGGTCAGGCAGGCCCTTGCCAGCAAGGCCAAAAACGCGACGCGCAGCTCTGATCAGGAATTGACGAAGCTCACCGACCTAAGCGATATGCTCTTTGCCTCCTCGGATATAGAAGCGGTTCTGGCCTCGACGCTCAAATTTGCAGTTATGCACCACCAAGCCCAGCATGGCAGTATTATCACCTGCCATCCAAAGCATTCGGCACTTTTGAGTTTGACCGCAAGCAAAGGCAAAATCTTAGAATCTGCTTTGAACAGCGAAGCAGTCAACACAGCAGTTCTTGAGCTTGAAAAACATCACAGCCAGGAAACAATGATTCTCACAGCCCTCAGTGATCATCCCTTTTGGAGCAATTATCGCAGACTCACTTCAGGCTCTGAAGCTGAACCGGCTTGGAGCGAGGCGGTGACGTCCAAACAGATACTTGTGCTACCCGTTGCCGTCGGAGAACGATACTACGGCTGGCTCATGCTAGCTGTCCCCGATGACTCAAGCAAGGGGAAACAATCAGACACCAAATTTCTCTCGTTTCTTGTAAGGCAGCTCGGCGTAACGCTTGAAAATCTTTTCCTGCTTGAAGATACACAGGAAGCATATACCAAATTGAAAGAAATGCAAGATCAGACCATAGATCTGGAGAAGATGGCCACACGTGGCGCAATGTCAGCCGAGATTGGCCATGAAATGAATAACTTCCTCGGTGTAATAGCCGGGAACCTCTCCCTGCTTGCCCTTCATATCAAGAAAAAGAACTATGATACCCTTCAAAAGCATGCCATAGCTATCAATAAGACTATAGATAAGATGACTGTTTTTACAAGTCATCTCATGGATTTGACCTCAATCTCTTCAAAGAAAGAAATGCTCTATTTCGACAGGGCGCTGAGCGAAGTCATCGAGTATCTCAAACCTCAACGCCGGTTCCGCGATGTTCAACTTAACATTTCAATCATCTCGAAAGATATACCGATCGACGCCGACGCCACTCAGTTACAGCAACTGCTCTATAACTTATTTAATAATGCCGCAGATGCTCTCGCTGGTAGCTCACCTAAAATCATAGACGTCGAATTGCAATGCGAACCAAAACAAAATCGCTTTTCTTTTATTATGAAAGATAATGGCTCCGGATTCGACGCGGATAATATCACCAAAGCATTCAATGAAAAGTTCACGACCAAACCTCATGGCCACGGTTTCGGATTGGTTGTGTGTAAGAGAATAATAGAAAATCATGGCGGGAAAATTCAGATCGATTCAGCTATTGATATAGGCACGACCATCCGGTTGGACTTTCCTGTCAAAAACCAAACCGAAATCCCTCAACTGATCTCACACTAA
- the acpS gene encoding holo-ACP synthase, whose translation MISAIGLDIVDSERIVRLLDRFGNKFAKRILGPIEISYYSSRIDRQNYLAGRFAAKEAVIKGLGIYLKQRPAWRDIQILNDSTGRPVLQLTDALKKKLGRTQCHLSIAHEKKTAVAVAIFTEE comes from the coding sequence ATGATATCAGCCATAGGACTTGATATTGTAGATAGCGAACGAATTGTGCGTCTGTTAGACCGCTTCGGCAATAAATTTGCTAAGCGAATTCTTGGTCCGATTGAGATTTCGTATTACAGTAGCCGGATTGACCGACAGAATTATCTTGCTGGCCGGTTCGCCGCGAAAGAAGCGGTCATCAAAGGTTTGGGAATATATCTCAAACAGCGCCCGGCATGGAGGGATATTCAAATTCTCAATGACTCAACCGGACGTCCCGTGCTCCAATTGACTGATGCGCTCAAAAAAAAGCTTGGACGGACGCAGTGTCACTTATCTATAGCTCATGAGAAAAAAACTGCGGTTGCAGTGGCAATCTTCACAGAGGAATAA
- a CDS encoding polysaccharide deacetylase family protein, producing the protein MNKNISQSTLMRALLVTACLFTATLLTAQTSKPAKSNKTQSKEIAITFDELPVADPFGETDRQAITYLLLEGLKLHGVKAAGFVVGQYIENNFDLLGQWLNEGHTIGSMTLSNQDYNEIDITRFVQEIKMGMETIEPMLEGFGQKKRYFRFPFMHYGPTPKAKEQAEGFLESKKATIAHATIIPEDYLYNFSMQKLGKQPDSQALNQLMNEYLNHVLDEVERAELMARKLTGQSVKQILLLRANRLNAVFINDLLAVLAEQEYRFISLDAALKDRVYNMPEAYFGTRGVGFLDRLVSSDPDFLPAE; encoded by the coding sequence ATGAATAAAAATATTTCACAGTCCACCCTTATGAGAGCGCTCTTGGTAACGGCTTGTCTTTTCACAGCCACGCTTCTCACAGCGCAGACTTCAAAACCGGCGAAGTCTAATAAAACACAGTCAAAAGAAATCGCGATTACGTTCGATGAACTTCCAGTGGCTGATCCGTTCGGAGAGACCGACCGTCAGGCGATAACCTATCTTCTGCTCGAAGGTCTCAAACTCCATGGAGTGAAAGCCGCAGGATTTGTTGTCGGTCAGTATATCGAAAATAATTTTGACTTATTGGGACAGTGGCTCAACGAGGGGCACACTATCGGATCAATGACGCTCTCCAATCAGGATTATAACGAGATAGACATTACCAGATTCGTTCAGGAAATCAAAATGGGCATGGAGACAATTGAGCCAATGCTTGAGGGTTTCGGTCAAAAGAAACGCTATTTCAGGTTCCCGTTCATGCATTACGGCCCGACTCCAAAAGCAAAAGAGCAGGCCGAGGGATTTCTTGAAAGCAAAAAAGCTACAATCGCCCATGCGACGATAATTCCCGAAGATTATCTCTATAATTTCTCAATGCAAAAGCTTGGTAAACAGCCCGACTCTCAGGCGCTCAACCAACTGATGAATGAGTATCTCAACCATGTCCTCGATGAGGTTGAGCGAGCCGAACTTATGGCCCGTAAACTCACAGGCCAATCGGTAAAACAGATATTACTCCTGCGGGCGAACCGCCTTAATGCCGTATTCATAAATGATCTGCTTGCTGTTTTAGCAGAGCAGGAATACCGCTTTATTTCACTCGATGCCGCGCTCAAAGATCGAGTTTATAATATGCCCGAGGCATATTTCGGCACTCGCGGAGTGGGCTTTCTGGACCGATTGGTGAGCAGCGATCCTGATTTTCTCCCTGCCGAATAG
- a CDS encoding response regulator → MAKILIIDDSAIIRKLLADFLTDSGHKVHCSATAHEGITEATTKQFDLCICDLHLPKTTGYDVLTAVLKKKPLMRFLFTDSMPDQIAEQINGVGDYNCIRKPFELDQLRSILDNILKPVKSH, encoded by the coding sequence ATGGCAAAAATACTCATTATCGATGATTCTGCCATTATAAGAAAATTGTTGGCTGACTTTCTTACTGATTCAGGCCATAAAGTTCACTGCTCAGCCACCGCCCATGAGGGAATTACCGAGGCAACCACAAAACAGTTTGACCTTTGTATTTGTGACTTGCATCTGCCCAAAACGACCGGATACGATGTGTTGACGGCAGTACTCAAGAAAAAACCGCTCATGCGATTTTTATTCACCGATTCGATGCCCGATCAAATTGCTGAACAGATAAATGGAGTAGGCGACTATAACTGCATTCGCAAACCATTTGAACTAGACCAGCTTCGATCAATATTAGATAATATTCTCAAACCGGTAAAAAGCCACTAA
- a CDS encoding vitamin B12-dependent ribonucleotide reductase — MWTDKEIVLSSNALAVLARRYLIKDNDGRVIETPRELFIRVAKFIAEADRNYGANDTEVKKTASGFFEMMASLDFLPNSPTLMNAGRSLGQLSACFVLPVGDSIDEIFEANKQAAIIHKSGGGTGFSFSRIRPRNSIVATTSGVASGPVSFMKVINASTEAIKQGGTRRGANMGILRVDHPDIMDFITSKSDTAEITNFNISVAITDAFMQALAEGKDYALINPKTNSPYIRDGKEQTLKALEVFEAIVSNAWLTGEPGIVFIDRMNRSNPTFPTETIEATNPCGEQPLPPYDSCNLGSINLGHFIKDSLPNDYSISNAQDGIDWPRLATVVRHAVHFLDNVIDQNKYPIPAIEFQTRKNRRIGLGVMGWADMLVKLRLPYDSPQALGLGEQLMSFILSEGRNHSSELATIRGKFPNWEGSIYKSEEVAMRNATVTTIAPTGTISIIANCSSGIEPYYSLAFERNVMDGTRLTEINSLFERIARMENFYSDELIGKISSRRSITDLQEIPSAVKAIFVTAADVSPENHIKMQAVFQKFSDSSVSKTINLPESATKENVRRAYELAYELGCKGVTIYRDNSRPNQVLSTKKEMADESVQPIPESRPEILSGFTEKIRTGYGNLYVTVNNKNGRPFEVFAHIGKSGYTTMADTEAICRLISLGLRSGIPVTEIIRQLRGIGGSQQIYSSGAKIFSIPDAIAQILNKHFITQEHIAAGYSQKLPGEICPDCGSAMLVDGGCQSCQHCGYSNC; from the coding sequence ATGTGGACTGACAAAGAAATTGTACTTAGCTCAAACGCCCTTGCGGTTCTCGCGCGCCGCTATCTCATCAAGGATAATGACGGGCGGGTCATTGAAACACCGCGGGAATTGTTTATTCGGGTGGCGAAATTCATTGCCGAAGCCGATCGCAACTATGGCGCGAATGACACCGAGGTCAAAAAGACTGCTTCGGGTTTTTTTGAGATGATGGCCTCGCTTGATTTTCTTCCCAACTCACCGACGCTCATGAATGCCGGACGCTCGCTTGGGCAATTATCGGCCTGTTTTGTTTTACCTGTCGGTGATTCAATAGATGAAATATTCGAAGCCAACAAACAGGCGGCCATTATTCACAAATCCGGAGGCGGAACAGGATTTTCTTTCTCACGGATTCGGCCTCGAAATTCGATTGTTGCGACCACAAGCGGTGTAGCGAGCGGGCCAGTCTCGTTTATGAAAGTTATCAACGCTTCGACTGAAGCTATCAAGCAGGGCGGGACCCGTCGCGGGGCGAATATGGGAATACTCCGTGTCGACCACCCTGATATCATGGATTTCATCACCTCAAAGAGCGATACGGCTGAAATCACTAATTTTAACATTTCTGTCGCAATTACGGATGCGTTTATGCAGGCACTGGCTGAAGGCAAGGATTATGCCCTCATCAACCCCAAAACGAACAGTCCATATATTCGTGACGGCAAGGAGCAGACGCTAAAGGCCCTCGAAGTTTTTGAGGCAATTGTGAGCAATGCCTGGCTGACCGGCGAACCCGGCATTGTCTTTATCGATAGAATGAATCGCAGCAATCCGACTTTTCCGACCGAGACAATTGAAGCGACAAACCCTTGCGGAGAACAACCCTTGCCTCCTTATGATTCCTGCAACCTCGGATCAATTAATCTCGGCCATTTTATCAAAGACTCTCTGCCCAATGATTACAGTATCAGCAATGCCCAAGATGGCATCGACTGGCCGCGCCTTGCTACTGTAGTACGACATGCTGTGCATTTCCTTGATAACGTCATTGATCAAAATAAATATCCTATTCCGGCAATCGAATTCCAGACGAGAAAAAACCGCCGAATTGGTCTTGGAGTTATGGGATGGGCTGATATGCTTGTGAAACTCCGTCTGCCCTATGACAGCCCTCAGGCATTGGGGCTGGGCGAGCAGTTAATGAGTTTTATACTTTCCGAAGGGCGAAACCACAGCTCCGAGCTTGCCACCATCCGAGGGAAATTCCCCAATTGGGAGGGCTCGATATACAAATCCGAGGAGGTGGCGATGAGAAACGCTACTGTAACCACCATTGCTCCCACCGGAACGATTTCAATTATTGCAAACTGCTCGTCAGGGATTGAGCCCTATTATTCACTGGCGTTTGAACGAAATGTCATGGACGGGACCCGGTTGACCGAGATCAATTCGCTCTTTGAGCGAATTGCCCGCATGGAGAACTTCTATAGCGATGAGCTGATAGGAAAGATTTCATCTCGGCGCTCAATCACTGACCTTCAAGAGATACCGTCAGCAGTCAAGGCTATTTTTGTGACCGCAGCCGATGTCTCACCTGAGAACCATATCAAAATGCAGGCGGTGTTTCAGAAATTTTCCGATTCTTCAGTTTCAAAGACAATCAACCTGCCTGAATCCGCCACCAAGGAAAATGTCCGTCGCGCCTACGAGTTGGCCTATGAGCTTGGATGTAAAGGCGTCACGATTTACCGCGATAACTCGCGTCCCAATCAGGTCCTTTCCACAAAGAAAGAGATGGCTGATGAGTCTGTTCAGCCCATTCCTGAATCCCGTCCCGAAATTCTTAGCGGATTCACCGAAAAAATTCGGACCGGCTATGGTAATCTCTACGTCACAGTCAATAACAAGAACGGACGGCCATTTGAAGTTTTTGCCCATATTGGAAAATCAGGCTATACTACAATGGCCGACACTGAAGCTATTTGCCGCTTGATTTCTCTTGGACTTCGCTCAGGCATTCCCGTGACAGAAATAATCAGACAACTCAGAGGAATCGGCGGCTCTCAGCAGATTTACTCAAGTGGCGCCAAAATATTCTCCATCCCTGACGCCATTGCTCAGATATTGAACAAACATTTTATTACCCAAGAACATATCGCCGCCGGATACAGCCAGAAATTACCGGGAGAAATATGCCCCGATTGCGGATCTGCCATGCTTGTAGATGGAGGTTGTCAATCCTGTCAACATTGTGGTTATTCTAACTGTTAA
- a CDS encoding VOC family protein: MDSLSWQYVFMRLLEIHIEVKDIERALAFYAALLPHHKIVHWQDGSAKALVLHDGTAFGIWKIGKLGLLNGRGGEHLHFAFQIKPEDYNHYKQKLIELKVTPLEHIWDDGHRSLYFFDADNHQGEFMTRDWLWKERAEAKPQTE; encoded by the coding sequence TTGGATTCGCTCTCGTGGCAATACGTTTTCATGCGCCTGCTTGAGATTCACATCGAAGTGAAAGATATTGAGCGGGCGTTGGCTTTTTATGCCGCTCTTCTCCCCCATCATAAAATCGTCCATTGGCAGGATGGCTCGGCAAAAGCGCTGGTTCTGCATGATGGCACCGCTTTCGGCATCTGGAAAATCGGAAAGCTCGGGCTTCTGAATGGCCGTGGAGGAGAACATCTCCATTTTGCCTTCCAAATAAAACCTGAAGACTACAACCACTACAAGCAGAAGCTCATTGAACTGAAGGTCACACCGCTCGAACATATCTGGGATGACGGACATCGAAGTCTCTATTTTTTCGATGCTGACAATCACCAAGGGGAATTCATGACCCGGGACTGGCTTTGGAAAGAGCGCGCTGAGGCAAAACCTCAGACAGAATAA
- a CDS encoding 5-(carboxyamino)imidazole ribonucleotide synthase, with translation MSRSITKGNGLSILPGSTIGILGSGQLGRMLAIEARKIGFCVHTYSPDKNSPTGQIANKEYVADYSDLNKVREFASDVDVITFEFENVHVTTVDAASAVTTVRPAGSVLYTTQNRLREKTFLSENGFPVANFRHVKSLSDLQSALQKIGLPAILKTADWGYDGKGQVRINSAEEADKAWSSLDAPSGILEAFVDFEREVSVVAARAVDKSFAHFGLIENRHKNHILDLSIYPANVSDSLRKEAIELARNILAKLDVVGVLCVEIFVTKSGSLIVNELAPRTHNSGHLTIDACVTNQFEQQLRAVCNLPLGSTEYHSPAAMANLLGDVWANGEPNWKAALSISGVKLHLYGKAEPRPGRKMGHLTALGESREIALERVLEARRRLVGERT, from the coding sequence GTGAGCCGGTCGATAACCAAAGGGAATGGTTTATCCATTTTACCCGGCTCAACGATAGGCATTCTCGGAAGCGGGCAGCTGGGAAGAATGCTTGCTATAGAAGCCCGAAAAATTGGTTTTTGTGTTCACACATATTCACCCGATAAAAACAGCCCCACGGGACAGATTGCAAATAAAGAGTATGTTGCCGACTACTCTGATTTAAATAAGGTCAGAGAGTTCGCATCGGATGTCGATGTAATCACTTTCGAGTTTGAAAATGTCCATGTGACTACTGTCGATGCCGCAAGCGCGGTAACGACCGTCCGTCCAGCCGGATCAGTTTTGTATACCACCCAAAACCGTCTTCGTGAGAAAACATTCTTGAGCGAAAACGGCTTTCCAGTGGCAAATTTTCGCCACGTCAAGTCACTCAGTGATCTCCAAAGTGCCCTTCAAAAAATCGGCCTGCCTGCAATTCTCAAAACAGCAGATTGGGGGTATGATGGCAAAGGACAGGTGCGGATTAATTCAGCCGAGGAAGCAGACAAAGCATGGTCTTCGCTCGATGCCCCATCGGGAATTCTGGAAGCGTTTGTCGATTTTGAAAGGGAAGTCTCAGTTGTGGCCGCAAGAGCGGTCGACAAAAGCTTTGCTCATTTTGGTCTGATTGAGAACCGGCATAAGAATCATATCCTCGATCTTTCCATCTATCCTGCGAATGTCTCAGACTCACTTCGAAAAGAGGCAATCGAGCTGGCGCGAAATATCTTAGCAAAACTCGATGTTGTCGGTGTGCTCTGTGTCGAAATTTTTGTGACAAAAAGCGGCAGTCTGATAGTCAATGAACTTGCTCCGCGAACCCATAATTCTGGCCATCTGACCATTGATGCCTGTGTCACTAATCAGTTTGAGCAACAGCTTCGCGCGGTCTGCAATCTCCCGCTCGGATCGACCGAATATCATTCGCCGGCGGCGATGGCAAACCTCCTTGGAGATGTCTGGGCAAACGGCGAGCCAAACTGGAAGGCCGCATTGTCAATTTCGGGAGTTAAATTGCATTTGTATGGGAAAGCCGAACCCCGCCCCGGCCGCAAGATGGGACACCTGACGGCACTCGGCGAAAGCCGCGAAATTGCGCTTGAAAGAGTCCTTGAGGCGAGAAGGCGGTTGGTAGGGGAACGCACCTGA
- a CDS encoding DinB family protein: protein MTRDERTAHINSYANAHTMLVYALKEMPKEAWQYKPTPKEWSIHEIIVHLTDADLNSSVRMRTFIAQPGHTIMAYEQDEWTKKLEYHKQSMEDSLEAFKYIRKLNGQILKSLPDSVWSNTIQHPESGTMSFEKWLKIYDEHTVTHIGQMKRNVEKWKASK from the coding sequence ATGACTCGCGATGAACGCACCGCCCATATCAATTCATACGCCAACGCCCACACCATGCTTGTTTATGCGCTAAAAGAGATGCCCAAGGAAGCTTGGCAGTATAAGCCGACGCCCAAAGAGTGGAGCATTCATGAGATTATTGTGCACCTGACCGATGCCGATCTCAACAGCTCTGTTCGTATGAGGACTTTTATCGCCCAACCGGGACACACAATTATGGCCTACGAACAGGATGAGTGGACCAAAAAACTTGAGTATCACAAACAGTCAATGGAGGACTCGCTTGAGGCATTCAAATATATCAGAAAGCTAAACGGCCAGATTCTAAAATCCCTTCCTGATTCGGTCTGGTCGAACACGATTCAGCACCCTGAAAGTGGGACGATGAGTTTTGAGAAATGGCTGAAGATTTATGACGAGCACACTGTAACACATATTGGCCAGATGAAACGGAATGTCGAGAAGTGGAAGGCCTCGAAATAA
- the purE gene encoding 5-(carboxyamino)imidazole ribonucleotide mutase, with the protein MGSKSDWDTMDEASIILEAFAIPHECKVVSAHRTPDLMAKFAKEAEARGIEVIIAGAGGAAHLPGMVASHTLLPVLGVPVVSKMLKGLDSLLSIAQMPAGIPVGTLAVGKAGAKNAALLAIAILANKRPELREKLRKFRSVQTKKVRQEKLK; encoded by the coding sequence ATGGGAAGCAAATCCGATTGGGATACGATGGATGAGGCATCCATAATACTGGAGGCGTTTGCAATTCCGCACGAATGCAAAGTTGTTTCAGCTCACCGCACACCGGATTTGATGGCCAAGTTCGCAAAAGAAGCCGAAGCGCGCGGTATCGAAGTCATAATCGCTGGAGCCGGAGGCGCGGCCCATCTGCCCGGTATGGTCGCCTCGCATACGCTTCTGCCCGTACTCGGTGTGCCGGTCGTGAGCAAGATGCTCAAAGGTCTGGATTCGCTTCTCTCCATTGCCCAAATGCCAGCAGGGATTCCAGTCGGAACACTTGCCGTGGGAAAAGCCGGCGCAAAAAACGCCGCCCTTCTTGCAATCGCGATTTTGGCCAACAAACGCCCAGAACTCAGAGAAAAACTTCGCAAGTTCCGCTCGGTGCAGACAAAGAAAGTGCGTCAGGAAAAACTCAAGTGA
- a CDS encoding response regulator: protein MNKKVIIAVNNMIFTSKIMSILDGLEVEGIKAIRSDDIFAKAQELRPNLIIIDLNLNGIEAPQLINKLRSYEATQKIPIVCYSPHIMADQMKAALSAGATEVLPNSKMTSRMNQILGKYINN from the coding sequence ATGAATAAAAAGGTAATTATTGCTGTTAACAATATGATTTTCACCTCCAAGATTATGTCAATTCTCGACGGTTTGGAAGTCGAAGGGATAAAAGCGATCCGTTCGGACGACATTTTTGCCAAGGCTCAGGAACTTCGTCCGAATCTTATTATTATTGACTTGAATTTGAATGGAATCGAGGCCCCACAGCTCATTAACAAGCTTCGTTCGTACGAAGCGACCCAAAAGATTCCTATCGTATGCTATTCGCCGCATATCATGGCGGACCAGATGAAAGCCGCACTTTCCGCCGGAGCGACCGAGGTATTGCCAAATTCCAAGATGACATCGCGGATGAACCAGATTTTGGGCAAATATATTAATAATTGA
- the pyk gene encoding pyruvate kinase yields MKKTKIVATYGPSVASPEKVRKLVNAGVNLFRVNCSHGTKPDFLAAVKVIREGTRRAKYPVGLIFDIAGLKLRLERFEGQIPIVRGQQLILTSGKSDVKHGIIGVNHPGVVESVEKGQRLFIDDGQLLFEILSVDGKRIKVKAVNSGTLLPAKGINLPDTKINIPTITKKDKEDIRTAVEAGADFIALSFVRSSADIAEARRLISRANGRLRIIAKLEKREAIDALDEIMVAADGVMIARGDLGVELPPAQLPRTQKRIIELANRYHKPVIVATQMLESMRFSPRATRAEINDVASAVFDYADAVMLSAETASGEYPEEAVATMSAVLMETEPVSPPHPNTLQTLIFRSATAHAIAEAVSHANVCCPTNVICTFTTSGYTAEMISNLFPSQIIVALTPDKMVLRQLTLHRSVYPVLIKQPRSFEEMLSVVDKTVQALNVAQKGELVVITGGTPFGSTVPTNFLKYHQVH; encoded by the coding sequence ATGAAAAAAACAAAGATAGTCGCGACATACGGTCCGTCGGTCGCATCCCCTGAAAAAGTGCGCAAGCTTGTCAATGCCGGAGTGAATCTTTTTCGTGTAAACTGCTCTCATGGCACAAAACCAGACTTCCTGGCGGCTGTTAAAGTCATTCGGGAAGGAACGCGACGAGCAAAGTACCCGGTTGGGCTTATTTTTGACATTGCCGGCCTTAAATTGCGTCTTGAGCGTTTTGAAGGTCAAATACCGATTGTACGTGGCCAGCAGTTGATCCTCACATCCGGAAAATCAGACGTAAAGCATGGCATAATCGGAGTGAACCATCCCGGGGTGGTCGAATCAGTCGAAAAAGGGCAGCGTCTGTTTATCGATGATGGCCAGCTTTTGTTCGAGATTCTCTCCGTTGATGGCAAGCGGATCAAGGTCAAAGCCGTCAACAGTGGGACGCTTCTGCCAGCCAAAGGGATAAACCTCCCTGACACAAAAATTAACATTCCGACCATAACGAAAAAGGATAAGGAAGATATACGCACGGCAGTCGAAGCCGGGGCTGATTTTATCGCGCTCTCGTTTGTTCGCTCATCGGCTGATATTGCCGAGGCGAGGCGGCTTATCAGTCGAGCAAACGGTCGATTGCGCATCATTGCAAAGCTCGAAAAACGGGAAGCAATCGACGCTCTCGATGAAATTATGGTAGCCGCTGACGGAGTGATGATTGCCCGCGGGGACCTTGGAGTTGAACTACCTCCGGCCCAACTGCCAAGAACACAAAAAAGAATTATCGAGCTTGCAAATAGGTATCACAAGCCGGTCATTGTCGCAACCCAGATGCTTGAGTCGATGAGATTTTCGCCCCGAGCAACCCGCGCTGAAATAAACGATGTTGCCTCAGCGGTTTTCGACTATGCCGATGCCGTAATGCTTTCGGCCGAAACGGCTTCGGGTGAGTACCCTGAGGAAGCGGTGGCAACGATGTCGGCGGTGCTTATGGAAACCGAGCCGGTGTCCCCTCCCCATCCAAACACGCTTCAAACACTTATCTTTCGCTCTGCGACAGCCCACGCCATCGCCGAGGCAGTTAGCCATGCCAATGTCTGCTGTCCGACAAATGTGATCTGTACGTTTACGACCAGCGGGTATACAGCGGAAATGATTTCCAACCTTTTCCCTTCGCAGATAATTGTCGCTTTGACACCCGACAAGATGGTGTTACGCCAACTCACCCTTCATCGCTCGGTCTATCCGGTTCTGATAAAGCAGCCCCGCTCGTTCGAAGAGATGCTGAGTGTGGTGGATAAAACCGTGCAGGCGCTCAATGTAGCCCAAAAAGGAGAATTGGTTGTCATTACCGGAGGCACACCTTTCGGATCCACAGTTCCGACGAACTTCTTGAAATACCATCAGGTACACTAA
- the pyrE gene encoding orotate phosphoribosyltransferase, whose amino-acid sequence MQDSDILKLFKDSEALLTGHFKLTSGRHSDVYYEKFTLLKNPTICTKICEAMAERLRPFKPSAIVGPTTGGIIIAYDVARYLGIESLYAEAGEKGREFKRGFSLEKGQLVAIVDDVLTTGTSINEVIALVNSYGANIVGIGMLLDRSGGAVKFDYPFFPLASVSAQSWSVEECPLCAESQALTQRGSRQF is encoded by the coding sequence ATGCAGGACTCTGATATACTCAAACTATTCAAAGATTCCGAAGCTCTTCTTACCGGGCACTTTAAACTGACATCGGGGCGTCACTCCGATGTTTATTACGAAAAATTTACTCTCTTGAAAAATCCGACCATCTGCACAAAGATTTGTGAAGCGATGGCCGAGCGGCTAAGACCGTTCAAGCCGAGCGCTATTGTGGGGCCGACCACGGGCGGAATAATTATTGCCTATGATGTCGCGCGCTATTTAGGGATTGAATCGCTGTATGCCGAGGCCGGAGAAAAGGGGCGCGAGTTTAAAAGAGGATTCTCACTTGAAAAGGGACAACTTGTAGCCATCGTCGACGACGTCCTAACGACAGGAACATCGATTAACGAAGTTATCGCGCTTGTGAATTCCTATGGCGCCAATATTGTTGGCATTGGAATGCTTCTGGATCGCTCTGGCGGCGCTGTGAAGTTTGACTATCCGTTTTTCCCATTAGCCTCGGTCAGCGCCCAAAGCTGGTCGGTTGAAGAGTGTCCCTTGTGCGCCGAAAGTCAGGCATTGACCCAGAGGGGAAGCAGGCAGTTTTAG